ACACAGGCACCCAGCGCGACCGCAGCGACAGTCGATGCCAACCCCGTTTCGTGACCGGAGTAGCCGATGGGCACGTCGTACCGCTCGCGCAGCGTCTCCATCACGCGCAGGTTCAACTCGTCATAGCGAGCCGGGTAGGTGCTCACTGCATGCAGAAGTACGAGATTGTCCGTGCCGAGAATGTCCACTGCTTTGTCAATCTGCTCGATCGTGCTCATGCCAGTCGAGAGCATCACCGGCTTGCCGGTCGCACGCGTGCGCTTCAGTAGTGAGTCATCCGTGAGACTCGCAGAGGCGATCTTGAAGCACGGGAGATCGAACTGCTCCATGAACTCGACGGACGGCTCGTCCCAGCATGATGCTGACCACTGGATGTCATGCTTGCGGCAGTGCTCGTCAATCGCGCGATACTCCTCGATGCCGAACTCGACGCGCTCTCGATAGTCCATGTACGAGATGTAGCCCCAGGGCGTCTCACGCATGAGATCGCGCTGCGCCGCGGGCACGCAGATGCTAGGAGTTCGCTTCTGGAACTTGACCGCATCGCATCCCGCAGCCGAGGCGATTTGGATGAGTCGCTTGGCGATTTCGATATCGCCGATATGGTTGATGCCGATCTCCCCGATGACATAACAGGGGTGTTCCGGCCCGACCATTTTGTTTCCGACGGAGAGTGATTTCATGAGGCGGATAGTACCACACTCAGAGACTCGACTACCCGGCGCTCTGCGGCCAAAAGCCCCTACTTTCGGCGACGACAGACGGCGCCCATCACGTACGAATCCCTGCCACTGACCGTAACCGCGAAGGTCGTTCGCTCCTCGACCAGCAATCCAACGCCTTCCAGAAGCGCCGTCAGGGCGTCCTCGGTGTAGAAGTTCACATGCTCATGCCAGTGTCGCTTCGACAGGTACGCTGCTTCCGGGTCCACGGCTTCACGCACGACAGCCTCGTGCGGAACTTCGACCCACAGCGACGTACTAGGTCTCATCGCCCGCACGGCCTCAGTGAGGACGTCCTCGGGGAACGGCACGTGCTCAAGCACCTGGCTCACCACAACAAGGTCGTACTCATTGTCGATCGCCTCGTTCGCCGTAACGCGTTGAGCCCCGGTGATCACGGGCTTTTCGGAGATGTCGTAGACGTGATGAACCGCCACCTCATGCCTGAACGGCGTGTTCAGACCGGTGTCCCCACCCCAATCGAGAACGCCCTCGACCCGCCCGATGCGCTCACGAAGGAACTCCTCGACGTGGGGGATGTAGGAGTAGCCTCCCACCAGATCGTCGTTTCTTGCCTGATAGTCGGGCTCAAACCTGAGGCGCAGCGCCGTGTACTCTGCGTCTCGATATCCGTGATAGAGGGCCGCCAGTTCTTCGTCATCAAACCGGATGTCAAGGAATACCAAGCCGCAATCATTGCACCTCAGGGTGTTGCAGACCGAGTAGGCCATGCCGCACTTGAGATCGCGCATGTTCCACTCCGGCGTGATCTCAACTGGCTCCCATCCAAAGACGCGGCTGGCGACGAAGGGCATCAAGACAGCTGGCGTCCTGGAGAGTCGATTGCCGCCGCAGCACACACACTCCTTCGCGACACGCGGACGCTGTCTGGTACTCACGCTCGCCTCCTCTTCCGCTGCCACTCAATCGTCCGACTCACCGCTTCGCACAGATCCACGGTCTCTCTCAGCCCGAGTTCCTCACGCGCACGCTGCGTCGATGGCACGTAGCGGTCGCCGCCACCTCCGAGATTCTCGACGCGGGTGCCAGCGATCGACACCCGTGGTGCACTTTGAAACGCCGCGGCGACGGTGCGTGCGACCTCGGCGATGCTGTGACCGTGCTCAGACCCGACGTTGTAGGCGCGTCCGCTCTCGCCTGCCAGAAGAATCGTCCAGAGCCACGACGCGAGCTCGGCCGCGTACAAGTACGACCGTACCGGCGTCCCATCACCTCGAACGCTGATCGGACCGCCAGCAAGTCCGTCGCGGATGAAGTTGCCCACGGCGAAATGGGCGTCCAGCGGCAAGTGCGGCCCGACGAACGCGAAGCAGCGCGCAATCTTCACCGGCACCCCATGCTGAACCGCGTAGGTCGCACACAGTGTCTCCGCAAGACGTTTCGCCTCCGGGTAGGCCGAACCCGCAGCCAGCGGGTCGGGACCGCCCGGCTGCTCCTCGGAGATCAGTTCAAGGTCGCCCGGCTGGACCCCGTACACAGCTCCCGAACTCGTGAAGAGCACCCCGGAAGAGCCCCATGAGCGTGCGGCGTCGAGCACATTGCGCGTACCCCGCACGACCGTGTCGATCATGCGGAGCGGATCAGTCGCATTCTGTTGGGTGCTCGACTCGGCGGCTGCGTGAATCACGTGGGTGAACGGGCCAGCAGGGGCCTCGAAGTCGGTGACGTCGCCCTGAAGTAGTGATATCCCCGGATCCGAGGCGAGATGAGGCACCTTGGCAGCGAAGCGCTCAGGGTCGCGAGTGAGCACGACCGCGCTCGCATCAAGCGACAACACTCGATTCGCCCACGCGAACGACTCCAGCAGCCACGTCCCAACGAACCCTGTGCCTCCCGTGATGAAGATCCGAGCTCCACTGAGACTGCTCCATGCCTCGGCGGAAGACTCAAGGATGCCGTCGAGATCCGAGGCGAGCGGATTGGCGTCACCGGCGTCGCGCAGCATCAGATACGCACCGCCGAACGCAGGACTTTGACCATGTAAGCGAGCATCTCCTCGGTCATCCCGGGGTACACGCCGATCCAGAAGGCGTCTCGCATGATGCGATCGGTGTTGACCAGCTCGCCGACGACGCGGAAACCATCGCCCGATTCCCGCATGCGGTCGAACACCGGCTGGCGCACCATGTTCCCCGCGAACAGCATCCGGGTCTGGATCTTGGCGGCCTCAAGCGCTCCCACCAGCTCATCGCGGGACACAGGTGCGCCCTCATGCACCGTCATGAGATAGCCGAACCATGAGGGGTCCGACCCTTCAGTCGCCATGGGCATGATCAAGACGTCTTCGAGCGGCTGCAGCTCCTCTCGCAGGTACGCGTAGTTCTCCCTGCGCCGCGCCGTGAACTCCGGGAGCTTCTCGAGCTGCGCTACGCCGATCGCGGCCTGCATGTCAGTCGCCTTCAGGTTGAAGCCGAACTCCGAGTAGACGTACTTGTGGTCGTACCCCCTCGGCAAGGTGCCGAACTGCTGCGAGAAGCGCTTCCCGCAGGCGTTGTCTTTGCCCGACGGGCAGACGCAGTCGCGGCCCCAATCGCGCATCGACAGCATTATCTCTGCGAGCTGGTCGTTGTCCGTGTAGACCGCGCCGCCCTCGCCCATAGTCATGTGGTGCGGCGGGTAGAAGCTTGAGGTGCCGATATCTCCGAACGTGCCCGTCTTGCGCCCGCGGTACTCCCCGCCCAGGGCATCGCAGTTGTCCTCGATGAGCCACAGTGCGTTGGCGTCACAGAACGCCCGTACTGCGTCGATGTCGAACGGGTTGCCGAGCGTGTGGGCGAGCATAACGGCCTTGGTCCTTGGCGAGAGCGCCGCGTCAAGTTGCGTGACATCGATGTCGTACGTTCCCAGCGCCACGTCCACGAAGACCGGCACCGCCCCGAACTGGACGATCGGCGCAACGGTGGTCGGGAAGCCCGCAGCGACCGTGATCACCTCGTCACCCGGACGCATGGCGCGGTCGCCCAGCCAGTCGCTCGTTAACGCCGCGAACGCGAGCAGGTTGGCACTTGAGCCCGAGTTCACGAGCAGTGCGTGCTTGATGCCCAGATACTCGCCGAGCCCTGCCTCGAAGTCGCGCGAGTAGCGACCGTAGGTCAGCCAGAAGTCGAGTGATGAATCCACGAGATTCACGAGTTCGCGCTCGTCGAAGACCCTGCTCGCATATGCGACGCGACTCTCCCCGGGCACGAACACGGGTTTCGCGGCGAACTGCTCCGCATGGTACGCGCGGGTCAGCTCCAATATCTGCTGCCGGATGTCTTCGGCGCGATTGTTGTCGGTCACGCCACTTCTCCTTGCGCCCATGCGATGCCACTGTGTGCGGCGGCCGCTGCGTACGCCTCAAGGTCGGTCTCGACCAGCGCCGATGCGTCTTGCCCCGTAGCGTAGGCTCGGTACCACGAAGCGGTGCGCACGACCGTATCCTCAAAACTCCAGACCGGGCGCCACTTCAACACCTGTGCCGCTTTGCGAACGTCGAGCCGAAGAATCGCGGCCTCGTGCGGCTGCTCTTGAAGCTCGGGGGCATGCCAAGACCCCTCGCCCCATGTCGCGATGAGTTGGTCAACGACCTCACCCACCGTGCGAGCAGAGTCCGGGTCGGGTCCGAAATTGTAGGCGCCTTGCTCAGCTTCCTCACACCAGAGCGCTGCAGCCAGATGCAGATAGCCCGACAGGGGCTCAAGCACATGCTGCCACGGCCGAATCGAAGCTGGATTGCGAACGATGATGCTTGAGCCTGCCAACAATGCGCGCGCGCAGTCGGGCACAAGCCGATCTTCGGACCAGTCCCCGCCGCCGATGACGTTGCCCGCACGCGCCGTCGCGATTGCGGCGGTACCCGGGGTACTGAAGAATGATGCCCGGTATGAGGCCGTCAGTATCTCGGAGGCCGCCTTGCTGGCGCTGTAGGGGTCATGGCCTCCCAGAGGCCGGTCCTCACCGAATGGCTCACCCGTTTCAGAGTTCGCGTAGACCTTGTCGGTAGTGACATTCACCACTACCCGACAGTCGGCGCAGTCCCGAACGGCCTCCAGAAGATTGGCCGTGCCCATGACGTTGGTCTCGAACGTGTAGCGCGGCTGGGCATAGCTCCTGCGCACCAGCGGCTGAGCGGCCAAGTGAATGACGGTCTCGGGTCGGATTTCGGCAACCAGCGCCGCGATGCCCCCGGCATTCCGAATGTCGCCGATCCGGCTATCCACCAACTCGTGCAGTGCCAGATCGGCGAACAGCGACGGCGATGTATCCGGCTCGAGCGCATACCCGAAGACCTCAGCACCCAAATCAACCAGCCAGCGGCTGAGCCAGGAGCCCTTGAATCCTGTGTGCCCCGTGACAAGAACCCGGCGACCCGAGAACACCCCACCGAATGGTGCCACCTCTACCAAACCTTCCAGGGGGCCTCGCCGGACTCCCATAACGCTTCCAGCAGCTGTTTGTCACGTAGCGTGTCCATCGGCTGCCAGAAGCCGGTGTGCTTGTACGCGACCAGCTCCCCCGATGCCGCGATGCTCACCAGTGGCTCCTGCTCCCACATGGTGTCACTGTCCCCGAGGTGGTCGAAGATACCGGGCTCAAGCACGAAGAATCCGCCGTTGACCCATCCACCATCACCCTGCGGTTTCTCCTGAAACGACAGCACCGCCTGCTCGTGAGTGAGGTCCATCGCTCCGAAGCGACCGAGGGGCTGGACCGCCGTGACGGTGGCCAGTTTCGCGTTTCGCTTGTGGTACTCGATGGTGCCCGCGATGTCGACGTCTGCGACTCCGTCTCCGTAGGTGAGAAGAAACGTCTCGCCGTCAAGGTAGTCCTTGATGCGCCGTATGCGACCGCCCGTAGGAGTCTCGGCCCCTGTGTCGACAACCGTGACGCGCCACGGTTCATTGGCATCCTGGTGAATGATCGTCTCGTGCGTGCGTAGATCAAAGGTGACGTCACAGTTGTGAAGCCAGTAGTTCTTGAAGTACTCCTTGATCTGGTAGCCCTTGTATCCCGCACAGATGACGAAATCATTGATTCCGTAGTGGCTGTAGATCTTCATGATGTGCCACAGAATCGGCTTCTCACCGATCTCGGTCATGGGCTTGGGGCGCAGAACGGTCTCCTCGGACAGGCGCGTCCCGAGTCCACCGGCCAGAATGACGACCTTCATACCCGACTCCTCATCAGCCGTGCGCGGCGGCGCGCTCGTCGTAGCCCTCGCGGTTCGCTTCCCACCACTCGACCGTGCGCCTGACACCTTCGGCGAACGTCACTTCGGCCTCGAACCCGAAGAGTTCGCGGGCGCGCGCAGTATCGAGCTTGCGGCGCGGCTGGCCGTTGGGCTTGGACGTGTCCCAGATGATCTCGCCCTCGTATCCGACCGCTTCAGCGATCGTGGCTGCGAGGTCCTTCATCGAGATCTCCCAGCCCGCTCCGAGGTTCACCGGCTCCTCGCCGTCGTACTTCTCGGCCGCGAGCACAATCGCCCGAGCGCAATCCTCGACGAACAGGAACTCGCGCGTGGGCGAGCCGTCGCCCCAGAGCACCACGGTCTCGCTTGCGTCTCGGGCCGCGATCATCTTGCGGATCATGGCGGGGATCACGTGACTCGACTCGAGGTTGAAGTTGTCTCGTGGCCCGTACAGGTTCACCGGCAACAAGAACACGCCATTGAATCCGTACTGCTGGCGGTAGGCCTGGCACTGGACGAGCATCATCTTCTTCGCCAAGCCGTACGGCGCATTGGTCTCCTCGGGATAGCCCGCCCAAAGGTCTTCCTCGCGAAAGGGAATCGGCGCGAACTTGGGGTAGGCGCAGATGGTGCCCAGCGCGACGAACTTGCTCACGCCGGCGAGCCGTGCTTCCTCGATGAGCTGGATGCCCATCATGGCGTTCTCGAAGAAGTACTTGCCCGGGTTGGTCATGTTGGCGCCGATGCCGCCGACCACCGCTGCCAGATGAATGATCACGTCGGGCCGTGAGTCCGCGAGCATCCGCAGGATATCCTCGCGCTTCACCAAGTCGTACTCGGGATACTCAGGAACGAACACGTCACGCGCACCGTGGCGCTCGAGCTCCTCAAGTACGAACGAGCCGAGGAAGCCGGCCCCGCCCGTCACACAGATGCGCGCCCCTGCCAATTGAGCCATGGCTTCACTCCTCGCCACTGGCATCTGCGTTGGCGCCTGCGACGTGATACTCCGCGGGTCCTGCGTCCTCAAGCGGCGGCAAGAGATCGACCTGCGCCAATCGCCGCACTCGGTCGAGGTCGGCGTCGACCATCTCGTTCACCAACTGCGTGAACCCCACTTTCGGTTCCCAGCCCAACCGCTCGCGCGCCTTTGCCGGGTCTCCGAGCAGAAGCTCGACCTCCGCGGGTCTGAAGAACTCCGGATCAACCGTCACGTGCTTCTCGTAGTCGAGCGCGACGCGCGAGAATGCAACCTCGCAGAGTTCGCGAACCGTGTGCGTCTCCCCTGTCGCGACCACGAAATCGTCGGGCTCGTCATGCTGGAGCATCAACCACATCGCTTCGACGTAGTCACCTGCGAAACCCCAGTCGCGCTTCGCCTCGAGGTTGCCCAGCCTGAGCTCATCGGCCAACCCCAACTTGATGCGCGCAACGCCGTCGCTGATCTTGCGTGTCACGAACTCGAACCCGCGCCGCGGGGACTCATGGTTGAACAAGATGCCGTTCGAGGCGAACATCCCGTACGACTCGCGGTAGTTGACCGTGATGTAGTGACCGTAGACCTTGGCGACACCGTAGGGAGAACGAGGGTGAAACGGTGTCAGCTCTGTCTGCGGAACCTCATGGACTTTGCCGAACATCTCCGATGACGAAGCCTGATAGAAGCGAGCCTTCGGCGAAACGCGACGCACCGCCTCGAGCAGTCGCGTGGTTCCCAACGCATCGACATCCCCTGTGTAGACCGCCTGTCGCCACGAGTCGCCGACGAAAGACTGTGCCGCCAGGTTGTATACCTCGTCCGGACGCACTTCATCCACGACGTCAATCAGCGACGCCTGGTCGCTCATGTCACCGTGCACAAGCTTGACCCGGTCGACCAGGTGCTCGATTCGCTCCAGCCGCGAAGCCGTCGAAGCGCGGCGCACCAGCCCGTGGACCTCGTAGCCCTTTTCGAGCAGGAATTCGGCAAGGTACGAGCCGTCCTGGCCGGTGATGCCAGTGACAAGCGCCCTTCGGGTCATCAGTCGCTCTCCCTATTCCAGTCGTCTTCGAGGCGCACGATGTCATCCTCGCCCAAGTACTCGCCAACCTGTACTTCTATGACCACGAGCGGCACCTTGCCCACGTTCTGCATGCGATGCACGCACCCCACGGGCAGGAATACGCCCTCGTTCTGGTGAACCTCGATGCGCTCGTCATCTCGCTCGACCATCGCAGAACCGCTCACCACTATCCAGTGTTCGCTACGATGCCGATGCTTCTGCAGGCTGATCCTGGCACCGGGCTTCACCTCGATGTACTTGATCTGATAGGCGGGCGAGTCGAGAAGGCTCATCCACGAGCCCCACGGCCGCAGCGAGACCTTCGGCTTGGTGACCTCCGGAGCGCCCACTGCTTTGAGCGCGTCGAATACGTGTCGCACGTCCTGCGCGCGATTCTTGGGCAGCACGAGCGTAGCATCCGAGGTGTCGACGACGATGAGGTCCTCGACTCCAAGGGTGGCCACCAACCGGTCGCCTGAGTAGATGAGGGAATTGACACTGTCGATGTCGAGCCCACGCCCCAGCCGCACATTGCCGCGCTCATCGGCCGGCGCCACGCACTCCAGCGCCAGCAGCGAGCCCACGTCGCTCCACTCGAGAGGCGCCGGAATCACCGCCACGTGCTCACTGCGCTCCATGACCGCCTTGTCGATCGAGATCGAGGCCAGCGCGCTGAAGCGATCGAACGCCTCGCGACCGTTGCGGTCCGCCGGGTCCTGTGCCGCGATCCAGCGTGCAGCCTCGGCGATGCGCGCTTCCTCGCCACCCGCTGCATCCAACTCGTCGAGCACCTGCTGCACCTTCATGACGAAGATGCCGGCGTTCCAGTAGTAACGCCCGCTGTCCACGAACTCCTGCGCGCGGTCAGCGTCGGGCTTCTCGACGAACTCGGCCGCGACGTGGGGTACGGCTCCACCGATAGCACGACCGTCCAGCGGCTCACCAGCCCGGATGTAGCCGTAGCCGGTCTCGGGCCGCGTCGGCGTGATCCCGATCGTCACGAGGTATCCATCGGCGGCAACCGCCATCGCGGCCTCGATGCACTCCGCCCACAGCTGGCCGCCCTCGAGCAGGTGATCGCTCGGGAGCACCACCATGATCGCCTCAGGGTCCTCAGCGGCAAACACGGCCGCAGCAAGCGCGATGGCCGGCGCGGTGTTCTTCGCCACGGGTTCCTGGATGTAGCGGACCGCGTGAAGTGCGGTGTCCTCATGGGCCGTCAGATGGTTGCGCAGCTCGTCGAAGAGACGCTCGTTGGTCGCGATGGCGACGGATGAACCGCCCTCGGCGAACGGCAGGATGCGGTGAACCGCCTGCGCGATGAGTGACTCGGTCCCGAACATCGACAGCAGCTGCTTTGGATTGAGTTCGCGCGACAGAGGCCAGAAACGCTGGCCAGAGCCGCCCGCGAGGACGACGGCGCGCAGGTGCGGGTTTCGCTGGGTCACGTGGGGTCTCCGAGTGGGTGATCGACCGGGCATGCGAATGCCTGCGATTGTATCAGGACAGGGCGGGCCGACGGCGGGAGCTCAGACGGGAGCGATCTCGGCAAGGAGCGCTGTGGACTCCGCAATCGCGTAGGTGCGCACCAAACCCCAGTCGTGCGGCACAAGCATCACCGGCTCGGGCTCACTCTCGGCGTCATCGAAGTAGGCCAGCGAACGCAACAGGTGAACGACGTTATAGCGGACGCCGGGGTACTTGACCGGGAGCGCTCGCACGATGTCGCGAACGGTGACGCCCGCAGCAGCCAGATGGTACAGGTCGATGAAATCCTTCCGACTCCCGCGTTGCGAGATCGCGATCAGCTTCATGCAGCCGATATCGAGAAGGCTTGCCAAAGGCACCCCGAGCCCGGCGTCGACGGGCTCGGCGAGAAGCAGCGCCTCGTACCAGAAGAGACTCACTCGCACGCCATCAAACTCACCTACAAGCGTGCCCTCCTCCTGCCTGTCGATCACCATGCTTCCCCGCGCAGCCAGGTCGCCCAAGACCCGCGCAGTGCTCCAAGGGCGTTCGGTGAACAGGTCCAGGTCGAGGGATTGCCGGTGCCCCAGCTGCAGTGCCGCCGCAGTCCCGCCGGCCAGGTAGAACCCCGAGACCGAAGGAATCTCCGAGAGAATGTGCAGCACCGACGCCGTCTCCGCGTCGATGACCTCCCGATGTGGCTCGACCGTCTCACGCGACATCGCGGATTCTCGCCTCCAGGATGTTCGTCCAGGCACTCGCCGCTTTGTGCGACAAACCGCGCGACGTTCGTGCCACCTCCAGAATGCGCTCTACCGGGTACGTCGAGAACAGCCACCGCAGGTGCACCGGACGCCCCGCTTCGAGGATGCGCTCGATGATGAAGCGAGCATGGCGTTCTGGGTCGAGTGACTCCACGTCTACGTCCCAGAAGACGGCTGCGCGCTCCGCTGTGGGGACTCCACGATCCTGGATGCTGGAGACCGGCGGGCTGATCATCTCGCGCACCGCTGCCCTTGGGATGCGCGTGACGCGCTCGGATACCCGCGTGGCGGGCAGCTTGCCCGCCACGATCCACAGATGAACGGTCCGCGCGGTCACACCGAGCATCGCCGCCGCTTCACGGGCAGAGAGGTAGTCCTTGGGAGCGAGATCAGTGCCCGAAGTATCCATGTCGGTATTCTACCACTTCGAGCTGGCTTGTTTCTCTTATTTCTCTTATCGGGTGCCGCCTCATCCCCGCTGCGCGCAGTACGGCAGCGAGTCCTCGCGGATCTCCTCGCCCTGCAGGCGATGTGCGAGAGCTGCGACAAGTGCTCGGGCGCGCGCGCAGAATTCGCCGGCACCGAGCCGCGCGGGATCGATCTCGGCGGCACCCGCGACCGTGTCGAGCAGCCGGTCAGCCCCCACGTAGTGCGCGGTCCTGCCACCGCCACGCGCCTCGATCAGGCCTGCCGCGACGAGCTTGCGCAGGTCCTGGACGGCAGTAACGTCCGAGACGTCGGCCACGGCACGGTAGTACCGGTTGGTCACTGCTCGCCCGAACAGCGCGTCGTAGAGCGCGTGCGATGCGCGCTCGTTCAGCTGCAGATCGTGCACGGCTATGTCGGTCAGCACGGTCCACAGCGCACGCTCGAGCGTATCCCTGAGCGAGAGCGCCTCTGCCTGAGTCGCTTGCGCCGCGACGTGCGCGGACACGAACGGCGTCACGTCGGCGGCCTCGTCATAGGAGTCGCCCAGGCACTCGAACGCCTCGTAGTACGCATCGACGTGACGCCCCCACCACTCCTCAAGGCTCGTGAACTGGGGTGCCCGGTAGCCTCCCCGATACATGACGAGCGAGGAAAGAACCCGAGCAGTCCGACCGTTGCCGTCGCGGAACGGGTGAATGGCCGCCATCCGTACATGAGCGGCCGCCGCCGCGACGGGAGCGTCCTTCTCGCACGCTCCGAGCCAGTCACAGAGCTCGTCGAGCAGACCGGCGACCGATTCCGGCATCACCGGCTGAAA
This DNA window, taken from Coriobacteriia bacterium, encodes the following:
- a CDS encoding N-acetylneuraminate synthase family protein codes for the protein MVGPEHPCYVIGEIGINHIGDIEIAKRLIQIASAAGCDAVKFQKRTPSICVPAAQRDLMRETPWGYISYMDYRERVEFGIEEYRAIDEHCRKHDIQWSASCWDEPSVEFMEQFDLPCFKIASASLTDDSLLKRTRATGKPVMLSTGMSTIEQIDKAVDILGTDNLVLLHAVSTYPARYDELNLRVMETLRERYDVPIGYSGHETGLASTVAAVALGACVVERHITLDRSMWGSDQAASLEPSGLTKLVRDIRLVETSLGSPEKKVLERELPIVARLRNQT
- a CDS encoding class I SAM-dependent methyltransferase, which produces MSTRQRPRVAKECVCCGGNRLSRTPAVLMPFVASRVFGWEPVEITPEWNMRDLKCGMAYSVCNTLRCNDCGLVFLDIRFDDEELAALYHGYRDAEYTALRLRFEPDYQARNDDLVGGYSYIPHVEEFLRERIGRVEGVLDWGGDTGLNTPFRHEVAVHHVYDISEKPVITGAQRVTANEAIDNEYDLVVVSQVLEHVPFPEDVLTEAVRAMRPSTSLWVEVPHEAVVREAVDPEAAYLSKRHWHEHVNFYTEDALTALLEGVGLLVEERTTFAVTVSGRDSYVMGAVCRRRK
- a CDS encoding NAD(P)-dependent oxidoreductase; translation: MLRDAGDANPLASDLDGILESSAEAWSSLSGARIFITGGTGFVGTWLLESFAWANRVLSLDASAVVLTRDPERFAAKVPHLASDPGISLLQGDVTDFEAPAGPFTHVIHAAAESSTQQNATDPLRMIDTVVRGTRNVLDAARSWGSSGVLFTSSGAVYGVQPGDLELISEEQPGGPDPLAAGSAYPEAKRLAETLCATYAVQHGVPVKIARCFAFVGPHLPLDAHFAVGNFIRDGLAGGPISVRGDGTPVRSYLYAAELASWLWTILLAGESGRAYNVGSEHGHSIAEVARTVAAAFQSAPRVSIAGTRVENLGGGGDRYVPSTQRAREELGLRETVDLCEAVSRTIEWQRKRRRA
- the rfbH gene encoding lipopolysaccharide biosynthesis protein RfbH, whose translation is MTDNNRAEDIRQQILELTRAYHAEQFAAKPVFVPGESRVAYASRVFDERELVNLVDSSLDFWLTYGRYSRDFEAGLGEYLGIKHALLVNSGSSANLLAFAALTSDWLGDRAMRPGDEVITVAAGFPTTVAPIVQFGAVPVFVDVALGTYDIDVTQLDAALSPRTKAVMLAHTLGNPFDIDAVRAFCDANALWLIEDNCDALGGEYRGRKTGTFGDIGTSSFYPPHHMTMGEGGAVYTDNDQLAEIMLSMRDWGRDCVCPSGKDNACGKRFSQQFGTLPRGYDHKYVYSEFGFNLKATDMQAAIGVAQLEKLPEFTARRRENYAYLREELQPLEDVLIMPMATEGSDPSWFGYLMTVHEGAPVSRDELVGALEAAKIQTRMLFAGNMVRQPVFDRMRESGDGFRVVGELVNTDRIMRDAFWIGVYPGMTEEMLAYMVKVLRSAVRI
- the rfbG gene encoding CDP-glucose 4,6-dehydratase; the encoded protein is MAPFGGVFSGRRVLVTGHTGFKGSWLSRWLVDLGAEVFGYALEPDTSPSLFADLALHELVDSRIGDIRNAGGIAALVAEIRPETVIHLAAQPLVRRSYAQPRYTFETNVMGTANLLEAVRDCADCRVVVNVTTDKVYANSETGEPFGEDRPLGGHDPYSASKAASEILTASYRASFFSTPGTAAIATARAGNVIGGGDWSEDRLVPDCARALLAGSSIIVRNPASIRPWQHVLEPLSGYLHLAAALWCEEAEQGAYNFGPDPDSARTVGEVVDQLIATWGEGSWHAPELQEQPHEAAILRLDVRKAAQVLKWRPVWSFEDTVVRTASWYRAYATGQDASALVETDLEAYAAAAAHSGIAWAQGEVA
- the rfbF gene encoding glucose-1-phosphate cytidylyltransferase, with protein sequence MKVVILAGGLGTRLSEETVLRPKPMTEIGEKPILWHIMKIYSHYGINDFVICAGYKGYQIKEYFKNYWLHNCDVTFDLRTHETIIHQDANEPWRVTVVDTGAETPTGGRIRRIKDYLDGETFLLTYGDGVADVDIAGTIEYHKRNAKLATVTAVQPLGRFGAMDLTHEQAVLSFQEKPQGDGGWVNGGFFVLEPGIFDHLGDSDTMWEQEPLVSIAASGELVAYKHTGFWQPMDTLRDKQLLEALWESGEAPWKVW
- a CDS encoding GDP-L-fucose synthase; translated protein: MAQLAGARICVTGGAGFLGSFVLEELERHGARDVFVPEYPEYDLVKREDILRMLADSRPDVIIHLAAVVGGIGANMTNPGKYFFENAMMGIQLIEEARLAGVSKFVALGTICAYPKFAPIPFREEDLWAGYPEETNAPYGLAKKMMLVQCQAYRQQYGFNGVFLLPVNLYGPRDNFNLESSHVIPAMIRKMIAARDASETVVLWGDGSPTREFLFVEDCARAIVLAAEKYDGEEPVNLGAGWEISMKDLAATIAEAVGYEGEIIWDTSKPNGQPRRKLDTARARELFGFEAEVTFAEGVRRTVEWWEANREGYDERAAAHG
- the gmd gene encoding GDP-mannose 4,6-dehydratase, coding for MMTRRALVTGITGQDGSYLAEFLLEKGYEVHGLVRRASTASRLERIEHLVDRVKLVHGDMSDQASLIDVVDEVRPDEVYNLAAQSFVGDSWRQAVYTGDVDALGTTRLLEAVRRVSPKARFYQASSSEMFGKVHEVPQTELTPFHPRSPYGVAKVYGHYITVNYRESYGMFASNGILFNHESPRRGFEFVTRKISDGVARIKLGLADELRLGNLEAKRDWGFAGDYVEAMWLMLQHDEPDDFVVATGETHTVRELCEVAFSRVALDYEKHVTVDPEFFRPAEVELLLGDPAKARERLGWEPKVGFTQLVNEMVDADLDRVRRLAQVDLLPPLEDAGPAEYHVAGANADASGEE
- a CDS encoding mannose-1-phosphate guanylyltransferase/mannose-6-phosphate isomerase, with the translated sequence MTQRNPHLRAVVLAGGSGQRFWPLSRELNPKQLLSMFGTESLIAQAVHRILPFAEGGSSVAIATNERLFDELRNHLTAHEDTALHAVRYIQEPVAKNTAPAIALAAAVFAAEDPEAIMVVLPSDHLLEGGQLWAECIEAAMAVAADGYLVTIGITPTRPETGYGYIRAGEPLDGRAIGGAVPHVAAEFVEKPDADRAQEFVDSGRYYWNAGIFVMKVQQVLDELDAAGGEEARIAEAARWIAAQDPADRNGREAFDRFSALASISIDKAVMERSEHVAVIPAPLEWSDVGSLLALECVAPADERGNVRLGRGLDIDSVNSLIYSGDRLVATLGVEDLIVVDTSDATLVLPKNRAQDVRHVFDALKAVGAPEVTKPKVSLRPWGSWMSLLDSPAYQIKYIEVKPGARISLQKHRHRSEHWIVVSGSAMVERDDERIEVHQNEGVFLPVGCVHRMQNVGKVPLVVIEVQVGEYLGEDDIVRLEDDWNRESD
- a CDS encoding nucleotidyl transferase AbiEii/AbiGii toxin family protein, which encodes MSRETVEPHREVIDAETASVLHILSEIPSVSGFYLAGGTAAALQLGHRQSLDLDLFTERPWSTARVLGDLAARGSMVIDRQEEGTLVGEFDGVRVSLFWYEALLLAEPVDAGLGVPLASLLDIGCMKLIAISQRGSRKDFIDLYHLAAAGVTVRDIVRALPVKYPGVRYNVVHLLRSLAYFDDAESEPEPVMLVPHDWGLVRTYAIAESTALLAEIAPV
- a CDS encoding helix-turn-helix domain-containing protein, encoding MDTSGTDLAPKDYLSAREAAAMLGVTARTVHLWIVAGKLPATRVSERVTRIPRAAVREMISPPVSSIQDRGVPTAERAAVFWDVDVESLDPERHARFIIERILEAGRPVHLRWLFSTYPVERILEVARTSRGLSHKAASAWTNILEARIRDVA